Genomic DNA from Corynebacterium diphtheriae:
CGGGTTCTCGGGCTTGGCGGCGGTGGTCTGCGCAATCCAATCGCCTAGCCCATGCAGCGAAGCAAACAGCGAGAAACGCCCACCACCTTGAGGAGCCTTAAACGAGGTCACCCCAGCAACCTCACCGTTGACAAAAAGCGGCCCGCCGGAATCGCCACGCCCGGCTTTAGCCTCGTCCAAATACTGCACGATGAATGCACCATGCTGGTTGCCCTGCGGCCGAACTCCGGAAGAAGTTTTACCAACCGCAGCGCGGGCATACTGCAGCGTCTCGCCGGTGCCAGCACCCCAGCCGTACACGCGTCCCTGCTCACCAAAGCTCACCGGTGCGCGGCGAACCGCGCGGACCAGACGCTGCGGCAGCGCATCGGTGACATGCACCAACGCCACATCGCCGTGCGGTGCCCACACTGCGTAATCCGAGGTGAACGTATTTTCTTCCCGTTGTTGCTGCTCGCGGGTGGTGCCAACATAGACCGGCCGCTGCAAATTGGGCACCTCGACGCAATGCTGGGCGGTCAGCACCCACTGAGAAGCAACCACGGTGCCAGTACAACTAGCCACTTGAACCACGCCTTCGGCAGCGGTATCGTCCTCAGGGGAGACGGGCGTGCCATTTGTCAGTGCGGTGGCTGTTGCCGCACCAAGAACACCGCTGGTACCCGCAATACCCAGCAAGCTTGCTGCAGCAAGAGTAACAATTTTCCGCATTACACATCCTTGCAATCTTGTGGAACCACACGCTTGTTGGAGCCCTGCGTTCTCGCGCGGCGGAACGGTGATTCACTAATACGACTGACTTTTTCCGTTCGGATCATAGCACCAACGGTGGGTAATGGGCACACCATAAGCAATATACGGTTCCCCGTGCGGTAGCACGTGAGCTACCTACTCCCGCTCCGCAAGACAATCGAGAAGCTATGTGGGTGCTGTAGTGTCTGGTCGGGCATGCGGACGAAATCTTGGAGGATTTCCTGTATGACTAATGTGCGATACACGGATGCCCAAATGTCCCTTAAGCCATCAAAAAGCTAGCGACCACCAATGGTGGTCGCTAGCTAAAGGTGTAGGCAAGTCTTCTGAAATTACCGTTGATTTCCACTCATATTATTCCTCAAGCGGTAAATGTCAGCGGCTAACCCTGAGGCGATAAGCATAGCGCTGGCTGCAAGAAAATTTCGGCTAAAAAGCACGACGATTCCCGCAATTGCCATAATCACTGAAGATATGAGGTATAGTTTATTTACATCCATTCACGCCTCCGCTTTTACTGTATCTTATATTTACATCCATTCACGCCTCCGCTTTTACTGTATCTTAGTTGAAACAGTATTCAGAAACCCCGGCCACGCCGATTAGTTCAGCACCTAAGTCACGAAGCGCTCCTCCGGTCTGTTGAATGCTGGGCCAGTTGAATCCCTTTTGTGCTAGCTGAGAAACAGCAGCTTTTACACCACCTAAAGCTTTGATGGCTTTCTTAATTTTGATGATCTTTGCGACGGGCAGCAAGGTCGATCCAATTGCCCACAAAATGGCCCCTGCACATGCTACTTCAGTAGCGATATAGGGCACAATCTCTTTGGAAGCTAGATTTTCTTGAACCCATTCGGCTGTGGCTTCGTCACCTTCAGCAAGTACTTCGTCTGGAATGGAGTCAATTGCAGTTAGCAGCTGTTCAACTTCATCATCGGGAATCCCGAGACTTGAAGTTGCCCCTAAGGTCTGAGGCACTGATGACATAGATGACTGGGCATTTGCGGGAGATTCAACTGCAGATAGAATCAACGCCATGCTGAGCGGAATAGAGAGAAGCCCGAATTTCTTCATGATCTCTCATTTCATAAAGTGATCTACCGTTTATTGGTGGCCATTTCCATTGGCCAATCATAAGAGTACTGGCTGAGTCTAAGCCTCGCGACAGGTAGATGATTTTATGTGACCGCTTCAGAAAAACGCTAAGATAGTTAACCTGATATTCATTTCAAAGTAACCTTTTATATACCTATTCTTAATGTTTAGTTAACACTCTATGCCTTTTTAAGTGACACGTGACTTCTTAGATATGTCTGTATTTACGTCGTGAGTGGCGTACCACCGTATGAACGTACAGCTGTACCGGCGCGCTAGTCGATCTTCGGTGCCGTTAGTGCCTGTTCTCCGCGTCCTCGGTGCGCGTCTCGCCCCGTGCTGCCGTCGGTGCCCCGCTTCTCCGTCTCGGTGCCGGATTGATCTTTTTCTTCCCCTCTTTGCCCTCCGTGACCCCCTGGCCGTGGCCACGCACTGAAGTGCCCCGAGTTTTGTTCCTAGGCATTTGCCTTGATTTTTATTATTCCCTGTTGCGGGTTCTGCTTCCAAAATTCGGTTTCCACTTCAACTGGGGTGCGGTACCCCAAGCTTTGGTGAAGCCTCGTCTGGTTCCACCATGACATCCACTCGAGCGTCGCGATTTCTACCTCGACAACGTCATCCCACCTGCGAGTGTGGATCAGCTCGTTCTTGTGAGGGGCCGTTAACGTTTTCAGCCAGAGCATTGTCATAGCAGTCGCCTACTGTCCCAGTAGAAGCGGCAATCCCGTGCTCAGCCAAGCGCTCGTTGTAGACGATGCTCACATACTGCTTGGATTCAATCGGTGGTTGCAACACTGTTGTTTTGAATTGATTGTAGTTGTTCATTGAAGACTTCGGCTGGGGTTCGAAATCCAAGGACTTTTCTTGGTCTGTTGTTGAGCGTGTAGGCGATGGCGGCGAGGTCTTGGGCTGTCCATCGAGACAGGTCGGTACCCTTGGGAAAGTACTGGCGTAGGAGTCCGTTGCTGTTCTCATTCGTGGGACGTTGCCATGGCGAGTGTGGGTCCGCGAAGAACACTTTCGTGCCCGTGGCTAGAGTGAAAGCGGCATGGTCAGCGAGCTCGGTTCCGCGGTCCCAGGTCAACGTTTGACGCAGTTGTAACGGTAGATCTTTCATCACGGTTTGTAGGGCGGTGTTCATCGCTTCAGCACCGTACCCACCCAAGGCAGGTCCGTTCTTCGTCCTTGGTTGTTCACCCCAGCCGTCCAACCGGGGCAGGTGCACCAGCAGGATCGACCGGCTGTAGCGTTCGACCACGGTCCCGATCGCTGACCTGCCGGTACCGATGATCAAGTCTCCTTCCCAATGCCCGGGCACCGCCCGATCCGAGGCTTCCGGGGGCCGGTTAGAGATGACAACATCGGCGGTGACATGACCTTTAGGCTTGCTCTTGGACCGGGCGCGGGGTTTACGCAGGGCCCGCCCAGTCCGCAGTGCGGCCACGAGTTCACGCTTCAGCGCCCCGCGCCCCTCAATATAGAGCGCCTGGTAGATCGCTTCATGGGAGATTCTCATACTCTCATCATCAGGGAAGTCGATCCTTAACCGCTGCGATATCTGCTCCGGGCTCCACGCGGTCAACCACCGTCGGTCTGCCCTGTGAGGTTTGCTCCGGCCCTTCCACGCAGGCGTATCAGGCCCCGCCATGACGACCCCGTTTTCATCTCGGACCGTCCCAGCAAGACGCTCCTGAACATAGTCTTGCAGGCGCGGATTATCCACGAGTTTTGCTTGTTTGGGACGCTTAGCGGCTTCCTGAGCTTTCCACTGGGCCACCCCTACCCGATAAATCTGCTTGCCACCACGGGTGGCAGCATTACGCCGTAGCTCACGAGAAATCGTCGCCGGATTGCGGCCAATCCGTCGAGCGATCTCACGCACACCCGTCTGTTTCTCCCACAGGATCGCGATTTCCTCTCGTTCAGCAAACGATAGATACCGCCCCGAGGGCTCGTCCAAAGCTAACGGTCTCATTCCACCAGCATGACGGAACCACCTCGTTCCCACCGGTACGGACACCCCCACCTGAAGGGCGGCCTGCGCAGTGGTGATTCCCGTCGCGATCAGACCCCAGAACTGGCGTTGCACCGCCCGTGACGGAACCGGCCTACCCGGGGAACGCATCGCAGGCCGCAACGCCCGATCCGCACGCCACTGACGCCGCACCCCCACCGGCATATCACTGGTCTTCTTACTCCAGTCCTTGGTAGCCACCTTCTCACACCTCCATGCTCAGGGTGTTGCGACAACCAATTGAATCCACCCTGTCAGCCGTGGTCTGAGTGGTGAATCAAGCCCGTTGTTTCCTTGGCGCACACAATGGCCTGGTTTAGTGCTTGCAGTAGCAAGGCTTGAAGTGCGCATCGAATCAGACAGCACCCACCCGATGATCCTCCAAGAGTACACATCGGTTACGAACGCGGTGTACACGAACCCTTGTCTTGGTGCGCACATAAGTAATGTCGGCCACCCACAACCGATTGGGGGCCAGGGCCTTAAACTCACGATTGACCAAGTCAGGGCGAAGATCTGGGTCCTTGGGTTTGCGCGTTGTGATTGGCGCTCCGCCTTTGCCTTTGCCAGTAACTCCTGCAAGGCGCATGAGGCGGGCTGTGTGCTCACGTCCAATGTCGATTCCCTCGCGGCGAAGGGCGTGCCACATCTTGCGGATGCCGTACACACCGTAATTTTCGGAAATGCACATCACGAATATGCCCTACAAGGGCGGCGTCGCGAAGACTACGGGCACTTAAGTCCCGAGCCTTGGATTGGCGGTACCCACGCAAGCTAAGAAAACCGCCTTCACGGTGGATGTTTAACGTCTGGCAGATGAGCAAGGCAGAGAAACGATTCCAATACTCATCGATGAATCGGAATCATTTCTTAACGTTTTAGGCCTGGTCGTGAGGCGAAAAAAGCTGAGGCGGCTTTCAACAACTCGTTGGTGTCGCGAAGCTGATGGTTTTCTCGACGCAGCTTGGCGCCTCTGCCACAAGGTCCTCAGGCAACCGTTCAGTAAAACGTCCTTCACGTCGAGCGGGCTTGCGCCCATTGCCTCGCCGTGTGCCACGAGGCGCACTACACGGTCTTTGGCATCTTGGTCAAATTTTCCTTGGCATGTTCGAAGATTTTCCCATCTACTCAAACGGAACAAAACCTGGGGCACTTCAATACCCAAGTCATAGACCCCGTTCCACGTTGTACGCCTAGCCGGTGACAAGCCCCGTGGGAGGCTTGAAAAACTGTTTGACTTCGACAACGACTACGCACCATTACAACAGACCTAGTACTACTACCAACAAGCAAGCAGCCAACAAAGCCATGAGCACGCTTATTGACCCGCTTGTTGGCATGAAAGACACCCAGGATCGCTAAGATCGCGTAGCTAGGCAAGCCCATGAACAAGCGCCGTAAGGACATCCTCGCCTACATCCGACACACAATCAATGCATTCTAAAACCGGAAGCACCACTAAACGGGGGTATTTCGAAGGATTTTTCTCGGCACTTCACACCAAATCGCTTCCAAACCGGCCGTTTGAGCAGATTTGGTGTGAAGTGCCGTCTTTTCGGGGGTGAGCGGGGGTGGCGCGCCCACCAACGCCCACCAACGCCAGCCAATCCCAGCCAAGCCAGCCACGCCCGAACCCCAGCGAACTAATCAATGCACTCTAAAACCAGAAGAGCCGTTTAAGAATTGCCGCTAACCAATAAAGCCGAGGATCTAGGGCCTCGGCTTTTTCTTATGCGGTGGGTTGGGAAAACCCTGGCAGCATGCGCGGCATTACTTTGCCGGTGGCGTTGCGGGGGAGCTCGTCGATGAAGTGCACATCGCGGGGGATGGAGTGGTCGGCAAGCTTGTTGCGTACCCAGTCGCGGACGGCGTCTTCGGTCAGCGCCTCGCCTGCGGCGGTGGGGCTTTTGACGATCCACACGGCGATTCGGGCGAAGGTTTCATCGTCGTCCACACCACTGGCGTAGAGGTCTTGGATACCTGGCATGGGTTCGAGGACTTCTTCTACGGACCGTGGGAAGACGTTTTCGCCGCCGACGATGATCATGTCGTCAGTGCGGCCGAGCACGTACAGTAGGCCGCGTTCGTCGAGGTAGCCGCGGTCGCCGATCTGGACGAGTTCGCCGACGCGCTTAATGGGGATGCGGGGGTCGGTGTAGCCGTTAAGGGTGGTGTTGTTGTAGCAGAAGATTCGGCCGACGGTTCCGGCGGGAACGGGCTGGTCGTTGTCGTCGAGAATGCGCACGGTGGTGCCTTCGCAGATCTTGCCGGCAACGGTGGGGTTTTTGGCTACTTCTTCCATGTTGGCGATGGCTGCTGCGGAGATCTCGGTGCTGCCGTAGAGGTTGCACAGGATTTTGCCAAAGCGGTTGTGGACGGCATCGACGAGCCATGGGGATAGGGCGTGGCCGGAGGAGAAGATGAATTCGAGGCTGGAGCAGTCGATGTCTTCTTGGCCTTCGACTTCGAAGAAGCGTTTGAGGAAGATCGGGGAGGAGATCATCGCATGGATTTTGAAGCGTTCGACGTCGCGAAGCGTGCGTTCGGGGTCGAAGATTCGGCGGGTGACCACGGTGCAGCGCATCGCGAAGCTCAGGTTCAAGATTCCCCAACCCCAAGTGTGGAACACCGATGCGGTGAGCTGGACGTTCATGTTGGTGCGGAACGGAATCTCGCTGAGTACAGCGCCCAGGATTGTGGGGGCTTTAGGCTCGTTGCGCATGACGCCCTTGGGGATGCCGGTGGTGCCGGAGGACATGAGCACAATGGCGCCGTGTTGAGGGAAAACGGGTAGTTTTCCGCTGGTGTGCGTTGCGACGATCTCCTCTAGGTCGAGGCATTCCGCAGCGCGGGGGTGCGGTTCGGCTTCGCGGTGGGCCACGATCACGGGGATCTGGATGTCTTCGGGGAGGCGTGGCAGGAATTCTTCGTCGATGACGAGCAGGTTGATGCCGTCGCGGCGGATGCAGCCGTCGAGTTGTTCGCGGGAGGATCCGATGTTGAGCAGGTAGATGGAGGCGCCTGCGTAGCCTTTGGCGGTGAGCGGGTAGATGCTGCCGCGGCCGTTGCGGGCCATCACGCCGATGCGGAGGTCCTTGCTATTGAGCTGGTAAAAGTAGCGGGCTAGGGCGCGGGAGTTGTCGCGTAGTTCTTGGTAGGTGAGGCGGCCGTCGTCGTCGATAAGTGCGATGCGGTTGGGGCACACGCGGGCTGCTTGTTCTACTTCACGTGCGGTGGTGAAGCGATATCGTGCCATGGTGGCTGGAGTGCTCAGCGCTGCGAGGGGGTTGCCCTCGGTGCTGAGGAGCCCTGATGCGGCGATCGTGGGCATGTGGCGTGCCATCGACGTCAGCGTTGTCAGCAGTGGCGCAATCTGGGGCATGTAAGGAAAACTCCTATAAAAGACAATTTGTATGACATAGCGGTTTATATGCAGAAGTGACCCCGATGTTACGCTCCATTTGATAACATCTTTAACTTTGGTAACAACTTTCAAGTAGAAAACTTTCTTATGCGATTACTAACAGCCTTCTGTGCCACGCTCCTCGGACTCCTTGCGGCACCACCCACACACGCAGGTATCGCACACGATAACGCCGTTATCTTCGGCGACTCCATCGTCGCTGACCCGCTGGTATCAGAAGTAATCGCCGGCCGCCTGAGCAGCCAACCACACTGCCCACATTCACCGATCAGCTACGCCGAAATCGCGGCGAAACGCCTAGGCCTTGAGTCCCGCAACTTCTCCTGCGCCGGTGCCCAAGTTCACATGGGCGGACCATTTTTAAAAACCTCGTTTATCGCCCAGATCGACACCGCCATCGCCACCGGAGCCCTTGATACCCACACCCGGCGCGTCTGGATCACCCAGGGGTTTAACGATGCCTGGAGTGGGCACCCCGCGGCGCAGGTGGTTGCCACTATGAATGAGGCGATCGGCCGGATCCGCGCGTATGCCCCGAATGCCCGTATTCAGATTGTGGGGTATCCGCAGATCACCCATCAGGGCCAGCTTTGTTTGGTGCGGCTGCCAGGTCAGCCTGCGTGGCCGATTGCTGCGGCGGTGATCGCCGCGTGGGAGGATCAGGCCTTATTTATTCAGCGCGAGGTGGCTGCGGCTACTGGCAGTGAGCTTATCGACGTCCGCTCCGCGACTGCGGATCATTCCATGTGCGCACCCGATGAGCAGCGTTACATTTCCAGTGTGGTGGATGTTGCGGGTGCGCCTACGCATCTGCCTGCTCATGTGAATGAGCGCGGGCATCAGGCCATTGCGGATTTTATTGTGCGTATGAGGTAGTCCCCGTAGCCGGATTTTTTGAGTGGCTGGGCGAGTGCTTCTAGCTGGGTGTCGGTGATAAGGCCTGCTTTCCATGCGGCTACTTCTGGGGATCCGATGATAACGCCGGTGCGTTTTTGCAGTACTTCTACGTAGGAGGCGGCTTCGCTCATGGAGTCGATGGTTCCGGTGTCGAGCCATACGTCGCCACGTTCGAGTTTGCGCACATGGAGCTTGCCTTGCTGCAGGTATGCATCGTTAATGGCGGTGATTTCTAGCTCGCCGCGTGCGCTGGGTGTGATTGTTTCCGCGATGCGGACGACGTTGTTGTCGTAGAAGTACAGTCCCACCACCGCGTAGTTGGAGCGTGGGTGCTGGGGTTTTTCTTCGATGGACAATGCGGTTCCTGTGGCATCAAAGGTGACCACACCATAGCGACTGGGGTCGGATACCTCATAGGCGAACACGGTGCCGCCGTCAGGACTATGGCACCCCTTGAGTGCTTGACCAAGGGCGGGGCCGTCAAAGATGTTGTCGCCTAGGGCTAGAGCAACGCTGTCATTGCCAATGAAATCGCGGCCGATAATAAATGCCTGCGCTAGGCCATCAGGGCGGGGTTGCACTGCGTAGGAAAGCTCG
This window encodes:
- a CDS encoding integrase core domain-containing protein; its protein translation is MLWLKTLTAPHKNELIHTRRWDDVVEVEIATLEWMSWWNQTRLHQSLGYRTPVEVETEFWKQNPQQGIIKIKANA
- a CDS encoding transposase, which encodes MSIVYNERLAEHGIAASTGTVGDCYDNALAENVNGPSQERADPHSQVG
- a CDS encoding IS30 family transposase → MPVGVRRQWRADRALRPAMRSPGRPVPSRAVQRQFWGLIATGITTAQAALQVGVSVPVGTRWFRHAGGMRPLALDEPSGRYLSFAEREEIAILWEKQTGVREIARRIGRNPATISRELRRNAATRGGKQIYRVGVAQWKAQEAAKRPKQAKLVDNPRLQDYVQERLAGTVRDENGVVMAGPDTPAWKGRSKPHRADRRWLTAWSPEQISQRLRIDFPDDESMRISHEAIYQALYIEGRGALKRELVAALRTGRALRKPRARSKSKPKGHVTADVVISNRPPEASDRAVPGHWEGDLIIGTGRSAIGTVVERYSRSILLVHLPRLDGWGEQPRTKNGPALGGYGAEAMNTALQTVMKDLPLQLRQTLTWDRGTELADHAAFTLATGTKVFFADPHSPWQRPTNENSNGLLRQYFPKGTDLSRWTAQDLAAIAYTLNNRPRKVLGFRTPAEVFNEQLQSIQNNSVATTD
- a CDS encoding IS3 family transposase — translated: MCISENYGVYGIRKMWHALRREGIDIGREHTARLMRLAGVTGKGKGGAPITTRKPKDPDLRPDLVNREFKALAPNRLWVADITYVRTKTRVRVHRVRNRCVLLEDHRVGAV
- a CDS encoding acyl-CoA synthetase → MPQIAPLLTTLTSMARHMPTIAASGLLSTEGNPLAALSTPATMARYRFTTAREVEQAARVCPNRIALIDDDGRLTYQELRDNSRALARYFYQLNSKDLRIGVMARNGRGSIYPLTAKGYAGASIYLLNIGSSREQLDGCIRRDGINLLVIDEEFLPRLPEDIQIPVIVAHREAEPHPRAAECLDLEEIVATHTSGKLPVFPQHGAIVLMSSGTTGIPKGVMRNEPKAPTILGAVLSEIPFRTNMNVQLTASVFHTWGWGILNLSFAMRCTVVTRRIFDPERTLRDVERFKIHAMISSPIFLKRFFEVEGQEDIDCSSLEFIFSSGHALSPWLVDAVHNRFGKILCNLYGSTEISAAAIANMEEVAKNPTVAGKICEGTTVRILDDNDQPVPAGTVGRIFCYNNTTLNGYTDPRIPIKRVGELVQIGDRGYLDERGLLYVLGRTDDMIIVGGENVFPRSVEEVLEPMPGIQDLYASGVDDDETFARIAVWIVKSPTAAGEALTEDAVRDWVRNKLADHSIPRDVHFIDELPRNATGKVMPRMLPGFSQPTA
- a CDS encoding SGNH/GDSL hydrolase family protein, which codes for MRLLTAFCATLLGLLAAPPTHAGIAHDNAVIFGDSIVADPLVSEVIAGRLSSQPHCPHSPISYAEIAAKRLGLESRNFSCAGAQVHMGGPFLKTSFIAQIDTAIATGALDTHTRRVWITQGFNDAWSGHPAAQVVATMNEAIGRIRAYAPNARIQIVGYPQITHQGQLCLVRLPGQPAWPIAAAVIAAWEDQALFIQREVAAATGSELIDVRSATADHSMCAPDEQRYISSVVDVAGAPTHLPAHVNERGHQAIADFIVRMR
- the rfbA gene encoding glucose-1-phosphate thymidylyltransferase RfbA, with product MKGIILAGGSGTRLHPITLGISKQLMPIYDKPMIYYPLTTLIQAGIREILIITTPEDQAAFQRLLGDGSSWGIELSYAVQPRPDGLAQAFIIGRDFIGNDSVALALGDNIFDGPALGQALKGCHSPDGGTVFAYEVSDPSRYGVVTFDATGTALSIEEKPQHPRSNYAVVGLYFYDNNVVRIAETITPSARGELEITAINDAYLQQGKLHVRKLERGDVWLDTGTIDSMSEAASYVEVLQKRTGVIIGSPEVAAWKAGLITDTQLEALAQPLKKSGYGDYLIRTIKSAMA